A genomic region of Cannabis sativa cultivar Pink pepper isolate KNU-18-1 chromosome 1, ASM2916894v1, whole genome shotgun sequence contains the following coding sequences:
- the LOC133032775 gene encoding abscisic acid and environmental stress-inducible protein-like isoform X2: MYSHYIDLNFLIKVYKKMVCKVFILLLLLTVALVPIFSDAAARDLVETSPINQKAEKNENRNVEDQKSIIIHGGASEILPHEGGYPGGVIPGPGGVIPGPGGYPGGVPPGPGGHPGGVIPGPGSYPGGVIPGPGSYPGGVIPGPGYPYYPGGMIPGPGGYPYPGGVIPGAGVYPGGGYYPGGIFGFNNCYYGCCRVSYDGLGCERCCGSYAEAIHANNN, translated from the exons ATGTACTCACACTACATTGatcttaatttcttaattaaggTTTACAAAAAAATGGTTTGTAAGGTTTTCATTCTTCTCTTATTACTCACGGTTGCTCTTGTTCCCATCTTTTCAGATGCAGCAGCCAGAGACCTTGTTGAGACTTCCCCTATAAATCAAAAAGCTG aAAAAAATGAGAACAGAAATGTGGAGGACCAAAAATCTATCATTATTCATGGTGGTGCCTCTGAAATTCTACCTCATGAGGGGGGATATCCAGGTGGAGTGATTCCGGGCCCAGGTGGAGTGATTCCAGGCCCAGGAG GTTATCCAGGTGGAGTGCCTCCTGGCCCAGGGGGTCATCCAGGTGGAGTGATTCCGGGCCCAGGAAGTTATCCAGGTGGAGTGATTCCGGGCCCAGGAAGTTATCCAGGTGGAGTGATTCCGGGCCCGGGGTATCCTTATTATCCAGGTGGTATGATTCCAGGTCCTGGGGGTTATCCTTATCCAGGTGGAGTTATTCCGGGTGCAGGAGTTTATCCAGGGGGAGGATATTATCCCGGGGGCATATTTGGGTTTAATAATTGTTACTATGGGTGCTGCAGGGTTAGCTACGATGGGTTAGGCTGTGAAAGGTGTTGCGGTTCCTATGCTGAAGCCATTCATGCTAACAACAACTGA
- the LOC133032775 gene encoding glycine-rich cell wall structural protein-like isoform X4, whose amino-acid sequence MYSHYIDLNFLIKVYKKMVCKVFILLLLLTVALVPIFSDAAARDLVETSPINQKAEKNENRNVEDQKSIIIHGGASEILPHEGGYPGGVIPGPGGVIPGPGGYPGGVIPGPGSYPGGVIPGPGYPYYPGGMIPGPGGYPYPGGVIPGAGVYPGGGYYPGGIFGFNNCYYGCCRVSYDGLGCERCCGSYAEAIHANNN is encoded by the exons ATGTACTCACACTACATTGatcttaatttcttaattaaggTTTACAAAAAAATGGTTTGTAAGGTTTTCATTCTTCTCTTATTACTCACGGTTGCTCTTGTTCCCATCTTTTCAGATGCAGCAGCCAGAGACCTTGTTGAGACTTCCCCTATAAATCAAAAAGCTG aAAAAAATGAGAACAGAAATGTGGAGGACCAAAAATCTATCATTATTCATGGTGGTGCCTCTGAAATTCTACCTCATGAGGGGGGATATCCAGGTGGAGTGATTCCGGGCCCAGGTGGAGTGATTCCAGGCCCAGGAGGTTATCCAG GTGGAGTGATTCCGGGCCCAGGAAGTTATCCAGGTGGAGTGATTCCGGGCCCGGGGTATCCTTATTATCCAGGTGGTATGATTCCAGGTCCTGGGGGTTATCCTTATCCAGGTGGAGTTATTCCGGGTGCAGGAGTTTATCCAGGGGGAGGATATTATCCCGGGGGCATATTTGGGTTTAATAATTGTTACTATGGGTGCTGCAGGGTTAGCTACGATGGGTTAGGCTGTGAAAGGTGTTGCGGTTCCTATGCTGAAGCCATTCATGCTAACAACAACTGA
- the LOC133032775 gene encoding glycine-rich cell wall structural protein-like isoform X5, whose product MYSHYIDLNFLIKVYKKMVCKVFILLLLLTVALVPIFSDAAARDLVETSPINQKAEKNENRNVEDQKSIIIHGGASEILPHEGGYPGGVIPGPGGVIPGPGGYPGGVIPGPGYPYYPGGMIPGPGGYPYPGGVIPGAGVYPGGGYYPGGIFGFNNCYYGCCRVSYDGLGCERCCGSYAEAIHANNN is encoded by the exons ATGTACTCACACTACATTGatcttaatttcttaattaaggTTTACAAAAAAATGGTTTGTAAGGTTTTCATTCTTCTCTTATTACTCACGGTTGCTCTTGTTCCCATCTTTTCAGATGCAGCAGCCAGAGACCTTGTTGAGACTTCCCCTATAAATCAAAAAGCTG aAAAAAATGAGAACAGAAATGTGGAGGACCAAAAATCTATCATTATTCATGGTGGTGCCTCTGAAATTCTACCTCATGAGGGGGGATATCCAGGTGGAGTGATTCCGGGCCCAGGTGGAGTGATTCCAGGCCCAGGAGGTTATCCAG GTGGAGTGATTCCGGGCCCGGGGTATCCTTATTATCCAGGTGGTATGATTCCAGGTCCTGGGGGTTATCCTTATCCAGGTGGAGTTATTCCGGGTGCAGGAGTTTATCCAGGGGGAGGATATTATCCCGGGGGCATATTTGGGTTTAATAATTGTTACTATGGGTGCTGCAGGGTTAGCTACGATGGGTTAGGCTGTGAAAGGTGTTGCGGTTCCTATGCTGAAGCCATTCATGCTAACAACAACTGA
- the LOC133032775 gene encoding abscisic acid and environmental stress-inducible protein-like isoform X3 — MYSHYIDLNFLIKVYKKMVCKVFILLLLLTVALVPIFSDAAARDLVETSPINQKAEKNENRNVEDQKSIIIHGGASEILPHEGGYPGGVIPGPGGVIPGPGGYPGGVIPGPGGYPGGVPPGPGGHPGGVIPGPGYPYYPGGMIPGPGGYPYPGGVIPGAGVYPGGGYYPGGIFGFNNCYYGCCRVSYDGLGCERCCGSYAEAIHANNN; from the exons ATGTACTCACACTACATTGatcttaatttcttaattaaggTTTACAAAAAAATGGTTTGTAAGGTTTTCATTCTTCTCTTATTACTCACGGTTGCTCTTGTTCCCATCTTTTCAGATGCAGCAGCCAGAGACCTTGTTGAGACTTCCCCTATAAATCAAAAAGCTG aAAAAAATGAGAACAGAAATGTGGAGGACCAAAAATCTATCATTATTCATGGTGGTGCCTCTGAAATTCTACCTCATGAGGGGGGATATCCAGGTGGAGTGATTCCGGGCCCAGGTGGAGTGATTCCAGGCCCAGGAGGTTATCCAGGTGGAGTGATTCCAGGCCCGGGAGGTTATCCAGGTGGAGTGCCTCCTGGCCCAGGGGGTCATCCAG GTGGAGTGATTCCGGGCCCGGGGTATCCTTATTATCCAGGTGGTATGATTCCAGGTCCTGGGGGTTATCCTTATCCAGGTGGAGTTATTCCGGGTGCAGGAGTTTATCCAGGGGGAGGATATTATCCCGGGGGCATATTTGGGTTTAATAATTGTTACTATGGGTGCTGCAGGGTTAGCTACGATGGGTTAGGCTGTGAAAGGTGTTGCGGTTCCTATGCTGAAGCCATTCATGCTAACAACAACTGA
- the LOC133032775 gene encoding glycine-rich cell wall structural protein-like isoform X1: MYSHYIDLNFLIKVYKKMVCKVFILLLLLTVALVPIFSDAAARDLVETSPINQKAEKNENRNVEDQKSIIIHGGASEILPHEGGYPGGVIPGPGGVIPGPGGYPGGVIPGPGGYPGGVPPGPGGHPGGVIPGPGSYPGGVIPGPGSYPGGVIPGPGYPYYPGGMIPGPGGYPYPGGVIPGAGVYPGGGYYPGGIFGFNNCYYGCCRVSYDGLGCERCCGSYAEAIHANNN, translated from the exons ATGTACTCACACTACATTGatcttaatttcttaattaaggTTTACAAAAAAATGGTTTGTAAGGTTTTCATTCTTCTCTTATTACTCACGGTTGCTCTTGTTCCCATCTTTTCAGATGCAGCAGCCAGAGACCTTGTTGAGACTTCCCCTATAAATCAAAAAGCTG aAAAAAATGAGAACAGAAATGTGGAGGACCAAAAATCTATCATTATTCATGGTGGTGCCTCTGAAATTCTACCTCATGAGGGGGGATATCCAGGTGGAGTGATTCCGGGCCCAGGTGGAGTGATTCCAGGCCCAGGAGGTTATCCAGGTGGAGTGATTCCAGGCCCGGGAGGTTATCCAGGTGGAGTGCCTCCTGGCCCAGGGGGTCATCCAGGTGGAGTGATTCCGGGCCCAGGAAGTTATCCAGGTGGAGTGATTCCGGGCCCAGGAAGTTATCCAGGTGGAGTGATTCCGGGCCCGGGGTATCCTTATTATCCAGGTGGTATGATTCCAGGTCCTGGGGGTTATCCTTATCCAGGTGGAGTTATTCCGGGTGCAGGAGTTTATCCAGGGGGAGGATATTATCCCGGGGGCATATTTGGGTTTAATAATTGTTACTATGGGTGCTGCAGGGTTAGCTACGATGGGTTAGGCTGTGAAAGGTGTTGCGGTTCCTATGCTGAAGCCATTCATGCTAACAACAACTGA